The following are encoded together in the Nyctibius grandis isolate bNycGra1 chromosome 5, bNycGra1.pri, whole genome shotgun sequence genome:
- the TMEM19 gene encoding transmembrane protein 19 isoform X3, translating to MMLNIVVLNLLICISLAFWIVSMTASTYYGTLRPISPWRWLFSVLVPLMISVQGFKKKSLDHSGALGGLVVGFILTVANYSFFTSLFVFFVTSSKLTKWKKDIKKKIDSEYREGGQRNWVQVFCNGGVPTELAVLYMIENGPGEIPIDFSKQYTASWMCLSLLGALACSAGDTWASEIGSVMSKSKPRLITTWEKVPVGTNGGVTLVGLLSSLLGGMAVGTAYFITQLIFVTDLEISAPQWPIIVFGAAAGLLGSIVDSFLGATMQYSGFDQTIGMVVNHQTKDSKHISGKPILDNNAVNLFSSIIIALVLPGMSWCFWPRR from the exons GTACTTTACGACCCATTTCTCCATGGCGCTGGCTCTTTTCAGTCTTAGTTCCACTAATGATTTCTGTACAGGGTTTTAAGAAGAAGAGTCTTGATCACAGTGGTGCATTGGGag gATTAGTGGTTGGATTTATCCTTACAGTTGCAAATTACAGTTTCTTCACttctttgtttgtattttttgttacttcttCAAAACTtactaaatggaaaaaagatataaagaagaaaatagattCAGAATACAGAGAAG GTGGACAGAGGAATTGGGTGCAAGTATTCTGTAACGGTGGTGTTCCTACTGAGCTGGCTGTATTATATATGATAGAAAATGGACCGGGTGAAATTCCTATCGACTTTTCAAAGCAATACACAGCATCATGGATGTGCTTATCCCTTTTGGGAGCTTTGGCATGCTCTGCTGGTGATACATGGGCTTCAGAGATTGGTAGTGTTATGAGTAAAAGCAAGCCAAGGCTGATAACAACCTGGGAAAAGGTTCCAGTAG GTACTAATGGAGGAGTTACTTTAGTGGGCCTTCTCTCAAGTTTGCTTGGAGGCATGGCAGTAGGTACAGCCTACTTCATAACACAGCTCATTTTTGTGACTGATCTGGAGATATCTGCTCCGCAGTGGCCAATTATTGTGTTTGGTGCAGCAGCTGGCTTACTGGGATCAATTGTTGATTCATTTTTGGGAGCTACGATGCAATACAGCG GTTTTGACCAGACTATCGGCATGGTTGTCAACCACCAAACAAAAGACTCCAAGCACATATCTGGAAAACCTATCTTAGACAACAACGCAgtaaatcttttttcttctataatcATAGCTTTGGTGCTTCCAGGCATGTCGTGGTGTTTCTGGCCCAGGCGTTGA